Part of the Cololabis saira isolate AMF1-May2022 chromosome 15, fColSai1.1, whole genome shotgun sequence genome, gtcagtagctcggctaagtgtggggttgcgtatacatgctggaataactcggattaggaagcattatctggcactaaaagctcgatctcaagagcttcagttcggcccAGCtgaggtgtatacatggcttttaaaaatttgaaatcggtcggattaaggcaacaactCGACTTTCTCCGCAAAGTGAAGCAACGCTCTTCACTGAAGAGCCTGATCTGTTAATGGGTTCAAATTTCTagaatttttcttttcctttgtaCATTTGGCTTTTTACGTCGTAAGAGCTTTTTTTAAGGTTAATATATTAGTTGGTCAAATCCTACAAGTTCTGGTTCTGCTGTCTCTTCCGTGTACTTACTTATTTTCTGTATGattcacagaaaataaacaatCTTTGATTGATGCTGCGTTCACGTTTTCACATCCATCTCTCAGCCACATTTTCTAAATAAGTCTGTTAACATCCAATTTATGAAGAGGACTTTAAGACCCCGTTCCGACGCTGTCCACTGGTAGAACTGCAGAGTCACATGTGGGACGAGAAATCGACAGGGAACTAAACAAAACCACCAGTGAGTGCTCTCACCATAAGTTATATCCACTACGGGTTCAGAGCCGTCGTGTTTCACCAGGGCCTTCACCTCACAGTTCATGTTGGTGGCCCGGGCCTTCTCCGAGGCCACCTTGGCCAGAAACTCCCTGTGGGggcaaacaaaacagttcaacttTATTATCACAgcattcaaacatttttaaccAGAATGTGAACCATAATGTGAATCAGTGTGATAGACTGTCAAAACTAATGACAATAAGCAATAttgttttaattgatttattctgtcaattgattgattgttgctttgtttttgtctgatgTTGTTCTTGCCAACTGCTGgcttcttggccaggtctcatttgaaaaagagattttaatctcaaCGAGACCCACACccggttaaataaaggataataataataataatagattcgCTAGACATCAATAGACAATCTTCATGTCCATACAGAACACCTGACTTTGATGCTCTTGTGCATTTTGCTGCACGTCGTACTTCATGTTAAGTATTATTACATCTAGTTCAGGAAATAAACCTTTATTCActacaaaaattcaaaatcttaacaggaatatttgtctagttaaaatgtctcatttttagtcaaaacaaatctcattacacttaaaacaagactcatcaatgaaaaaaacaacaattttcacttgaaataagtagaaaaatctgccagtggaacaagatgtatcttctcattacaagcaaaaaaattgttttaagtgtaatgagattttttttgactaaaaatgagacattttaactaaaaataagacaaatattcctggtaagattttgagtttttgcagtgatattAGTCCTTGAACTCATTCAAATCTGAAGCAACGGATTGAAGTTTTAACCTTTCCAACCGCGCCGTTACCCTTCAACAGACCAGCTGACACCGACTAATCACTACCAGCCTGATGTTGAAGCGTTACCAGCagtttttattcactaaatgcagtttttaGTGAATAACCGGACGGATGAACATGTCCTGACTGCTGCAGCTTGTAGCTGTGGGAGCTTTAGGAGCCAAAATACAGCCCGACCCCGCGCAACAGACTCCCCAACACCAGCTTGTAGGTGCATACAAGGCCAACCTCTCACCGTGTGGAGCGAACACCGCCTTCAAAGGGACAAAACTGGACTGTTATTTTCTTCACCGCCTTCAGAACCACATTAGCTTTCCTGGCGGCCGCCATGTTTCCAGCTgagtgacctctgacctcgaGGGGCGGTGAGACGCTCTGGCCGCTAGAGGGCGCCAGAGGATAAGCAGACTCcgtagacgccccatggagctgctgcgatacgtcaacgacgccgccatattggatgtggcaagactgcgctgtaaactaatacaagtaaattgacttattttcataaagcgcctttctacaaagaaatgtacgttttacgtctcatttattcattcacacacgcactaatatacttgggaaacagttaggcacccaatataatatatttaattttctcagatgacaaaaataagaactttattgatcccacataggagtaattcatgttatatcagctatagagaacaaggtagtgctgaaaaataatatatatctcccctcacaaaaataagaaaaatagagaaacatattttctcatcaacaaagcatattttacataaacatatttaaaaattttcaagtaacaaaataacatatttgaatatttttcatattttttcagttattttattgtctcttaaaaattgttaaaatatgttattttgttatttgaacattttttaatttgttttgttgatgagaaaatatacaTTACATTATCAAATATGTATGAGTGAACAGAGCATTTTATTTGATACAATAATATTTCTATAGAAATCAGTCATAATAAAGGGGCTACAGGCATTTTTAAGCTTATATCCATTTTCACCAGGGCTGGTTTCATGTAAACCTCTGCTTAGATTTTGTCCTCCACATTTCTCTTTAAATGTATGTACTGTTACTAGAGAAGTCTGCGTTGGGCGTTGGATTGTGTACAATCGCAGCAGTAATAATAATGGTAATGATTTATTAGTTGTTGAAGTTGAACAAGTGCGTCAAATAAACATCTGTTCAGATGAACACAAAAACAGCCCGCAGGCTATTAGTGTTAAAACTACAGGAACATACTCACAACTGATCATAAAACATGCCGAGACTTGAAAACATTTtgcaaagaaaaatagaaaaagactaaaaaaaCAGATATGTCAGCATTTATTTAATCATTTGTCATGTTTCCCTTTACCAGAAAAAGGGATGTATTCTTCATGTCACCCTATGTAATAAATGATTCAAGAGGGGACTGAGGGAAGTAAGCTGTGCAGGGGTTTAAACAGAGAAAAACGTCAAACTTTTCTTTTATTACTACTCTTACGACATTGTATTTTAATTGTACTTTATTTGCTGTTTTACTGTAGTCTTATTAtataatgtactttatttaaaacattttttatcagTAAATCtgcattgtgcattgtgtttgTTACGCAGGGGTTGCAACTTAGCTCGTTTTTTGGACCTTTTTTCTTATAAAAGAAATCTGCTTTGGATCCACTTTGTTCCTCCTAAATCTGCCCTTCTCCGCCAGCAACACCGTCGTTACACTTGCTTGACCCCGTAAGCCCTTcgcattttttctttaaatcaaaAGAGGCATTTTAAAACCCGAAAGGGCAGCATCTCGTCCTGGGTTACGTGACAAGGCACATCAGATCAAGCCCGAGGAGAGCCAGCTGTGGTCCTCTTCTGTAATCATCAGTATGTCCCAGGGCAGAATTATGTTAGAGGAtgagtggggggtggggggtcttTCAGGAGCTAAGTCAATAAAGGAAGTGCAGCTCTATGGACTAACGGGCGGCTCATCTCCTAATCAAATAGACAAGGAGGATGGAGGCTGTCCCCCCTCTTGCAGTACTTATCTCATATTTAATCACAATAAAATATTTTCTGGTGAACTGGAGAAGTTTACTGAGTTTACAGAGGATCAGAACTGCATTTACTCATTAAAAGTGCTAAAACGGTGTTACGTTTAGCTGCACAGGATTCATTCATCCTTCTCCTACTTTTGTCATGGAGTTTGAATTTGGACTTTTTGGTCGCTAATCTTGAACAATTcagtctttttgttttattataatgtTTCATCTCTTATATAATGACTTATTTTGAAAGAATTGCTGACCATAAACCACCTCATCCACCCATTTTGCCTTTGGGCTGAATTTCTCCACTGAATTTGCACTTCCTTGACCTCAGTTTATCATTGAAAGGTATTTATAGGTCCCTCTGTTTTCAGGCCTTGTGAGGAGCACATGTGTTACTCTCAGATCAACACACCCTAAGCTTACACAATCTACTCTGACTGTATCGTGCCTCAAGTCTCTTTCCTGAATGTCCGACGGTCCGTCCCAGTCTGTGACAGTTGAACAGTAGAGGGGCCTCTAAATTTAGACATAAAGCTACTGAAGGCAGAAGCATTTCCTTTACACACCCCGTATGTATGACAAACACGCGCACCAAGCGAGTGTATTTGTAGGAAACGTACTCGGTGCTCAGCAATAAGAAAGAGGGGGAGAAGGTGAAACAATGAAAGCTCGAGGGGATGTTTGACCTGAGAGGAAAACCAAGTTATTGTCTCGGTGTAGGATTTCATTTAGCAATCATTTATCTCCGCCTGCGCCCAACGATACAACATGAAATGGTCTTTAATGGAGGCAGTGGACTTCTGCAAGCGTAATTCAACACCACAAGGCTGTCGTTGCTTTCTCCTTTGATTTGTTAAAAGAATGCTTGTAACTGCATCTTTTCTGTGCTGTAAAATCAGCGCTCAAAAAGCACAGTTTTTCCCAGATCCTCACACCTCGGGTTAATTCAGGCGTGATATCCTTAGTGGTAAATATGGAGCGTCACTTGAGAGAATTACTCGGGAAATATCGTGTGACTGAACAGCCTCCGGGGGCTATATCAAGTAGAAATACCAGTAAATGCACTTCCAGAGAAGCGCCGTCGCTGCTACGGAGTGTTGTTCTGACTGCATGGGAGTTGTACTTTGGTGGTGCTGTTTGTTGTGTTCATCGGTCAGGTCTGCACCTCAGGAACGCTCGTGAATCATCAGGCTCTTTCCAGAAGTATTCACAGCACAACACTGCAGCATGAACTGAGAAAAGTGAGAGAAATGAAGCTATTGCGTTCACTGCATTCACAGTTGTGAGTTCTGTGTAGTTCTTTTATGTCTCCCTGCAgcctataaaagaaaaaaaagaattagcaagAAAGTCATAAATCACACAATTCATAATTCACCAAAACACCAAGTCCTTTTGAGCCTCTCAGGGTTACGTGCTCTGTATTTGAGCTCATTTAGTGTGCAGGTATCTAATGCAGACTGAAGGATGATGGGTATTCAATTAATAAACATGGACAAaagtcatgtttttattttgacatttttgattTCGTATGGCAAATCCTAAATACATGTCAGATTTTGGGGggctttttccttctttcctttcatgATACTCTGTCTCCTGCATCTTCCTCTGTCACTACATCCAGAaatctcctctttggtcttccctttttgtctctctttctcttgcCAAGCTGCTTCATGTCCAGCATCCTTCAACCACtgtccaaaccatctcaatCTGGTCTCTCGTACTTTTATCTTCACAAGATCCAGCCCTGGTGGTTTTTCTCTGATGTGCTCATTTTCAATCACATCCATCTGCGTCAAGCTGAAAGAAAATATATGTATTCAACTCTGCTGACTTGCACTCAATCATTTATGACATATCAACTGGGATAGTGCCTTTGAAGAAAAAGGTACTAAAAAAGACAGAAGAAGACAACaggtgatgcaccgattgacaCCATGTGAATACTAATCTGCTTTTGGAACAGTAATGTAGTATAGcccattttaaaaatgaaagtaGGAACCTGCAAATATGTCCTACTGGGTACTTTTAAGGCAAAATAATCTTAATATGAATGGGTATTTATTGGACTTATATGTCAttagtttttattaattattagaGTCTGAAGGGATTCCCTAAGCACATAAGAGACGGTAACTAAGTTTGTGTGAagtaaagaagtaaaaaaaatagtttattttaCATTCAAATGCTCTTTAAATTCATGTGTTGCTTAGAAAATCATTTACTGACAATGTGGTTGGATAAAGCGTGGCTAAATTCAAGAAAACATGACCTTATAGTGACCGGTTCCACACTAGGCCGGATTATCCATATACTGAACCGGGCTAGTGCCCAGGGACACCAGCCAATGAGCGGGCACCAAATCAAATCactaactggaccatatatgtcatattttgttattttctctatatatttgctggaagagaagcaaacaggtacagcagtaaccaatgatataaaaaaatgcatgaaataataataataataataataataataataataataataataagaagaagaagaagaagaagaagaagaagaagaagaagaagaagaagaagaagaagaagaagaagaagaagaagaggaattgCCTTTTAGTGAGTGCCTTAACAACTTAACAACCATAAATCTAACAGCCAACACATTGCTATTTTATCATATGTGCTGTTCCCtaccttcacatcagctcattcagtaggcctgattgattgtttagtcatatgctgtaatagttttgcatgtagtcctcagacaggccatatatgatggaaatgatgatagttaacatgtttagattagattagattagattagattagattagattagattagattagattagattcaactttattatcattgcacatgttaaagtacagggcaacggaatgcagttagcatctaacaggaagtgcttgtgcagtgaaataaacacattgtacagcatatacacatatactgtatacacatatatatataagtatgtatgtacatagtgcagattaataaatactgttgttatgaggtgcaggtcagacatgaaagagtgataatatatattataaacagattataaacagatgagatgtgattatatgatttacatttatttgagaTGCAGTATGTGGTGTTACATTGGCGTGTGAGTTACattctgattggagcatcagtgtagTATGGCGTTTatagtatttgatccttcaaaatacacgacccatgacatgaactgcattacactttgtgaacattatacgataaaaaaagagaaaaaaataattaaatcgctttatttgattttcattcagtcattcgcctttatttaaccaggcaggtcattaagaacacattcctttttacaataacggcctggcaagcgataATAACCATtcgggggggaaaggaagtggtttagggcgTAAAACATAGTAAAATTgaagctctacaaaggtagaaaaccatgaGGTAGCATATTTtgccaaagcagcagaaattggcagaacaccgggtcTGTTTCCACATGAAATTGGAGTGGAGATTGGAGTCGTTTAAAGCtggactacatttcccatgaagCCTTGCGCGGCTGCTCCCGGACTGCCCGCCCTCCCCGGCTGCAGCCTCCGCTGCCTGGAGTCTGCACGGCCACACGGCGGAGCGCGTCGAGCCGAGCGGATCCGCGTCTCTCCGGTGCTGAAGGCGATGCGCGCAGCCCGCGGGACGAGCCGCGTCCCCGTCCGCGTCCCCGCGTCCCCCCGCCGGACCTGGACGGACGCCTGAACACGCCGCACCTCTACCGACTCAAGCcgatgctgatttttttttaacatttttcttttatttctggaCAGCCTCTCAAATCTCTGGTGAGTGcgccgcgcaccgtacgttgcgtgtagccgcgtaccctacgccgtaggctctgcgtcggtgtaacgcggaaccataaatcagccttgccAGTCGAGCACAGACGGAGACTTGTTGCCCTCCGCGGAGAAGTCTGTGCTTTCCTGGCGATGCCGAGTGTCGTCTGGTCCTCTCGGGGGCCGCAGATGAATACGCTCCTGACTGGATCAGCTTTTCATACTGAGCCGAGGTTCCCATGATGTTTTCAGTGACTGGACGTTTATTATGTCGAGATTTCTTGTTTGTTATTGACTCAGTCACCCAGAACATTTAGGGGAAGCTGTCAGATCTTTACAACTGAAAGATAAGCCTGTACCTTTTTAGATCAAGTTCCCCCTATTGTGGCATTAttgattacacacacacacacacacacacacacacacacacacacacacacacacacacacacacacacacacacacacacacacacacacacacacacaccatattATGGATGGCCATGTCTGTGGCTGCTTTTAGCCTGCTGTTGTTTTCATAAACATCCATCCTAATTGACACTGACATGTGTGGCCTTTCCTGAACCCAGTGCTATTATAAATGTgtaaaaagacccccccccaacacagacactcactcacactcactcacactcacacacacacacacacacacacacacacacacacacacacacacacacacacacactcacactcacactcacactcacacacacacacacacacacagaaacggcAGATGAATAACAGCCCCTCCTCTGCTCAcctgccagaaagtcccacttTTACCCCCCTccgccccacacacacacacacacacacacacccagccCTCCTTCAGCTCGTGCCCGGTTGTTGGACATGCTGGCAGATCTCCCACAGCAGTCTGGTTGTCACACAAGTTGACATTCACTTCAGCAATCACAATTTGCACTTTGTTTCTGCTTCCCTTTGCATTCACAGCACTTCCTGTGTTACATGCTAAACATTAATGAATAGTTCCCTTCTAGGCAGCATCTTTTGATAACAACGCGCTGTAAATGAATACCGCTTTATGTCGGACAGCTGCTAACAGTTTAGGTGACCTTATCCAAGCCTCGGGCGACGGCAGCGTGCCGTCGGGCGTTTAATccaacatgttgtgaaaatgtcTCGGAGCGCTTATCCTTGCAGGATTTCTGCTATCATGTCTTTACTAGACGGAAGAAGCTTGAGGTTTATGAAGAAGACATGCCAGAAAGGGTCGGAGAGGGATGCGCATCCATGACTAAATCCCTGTCGCTCCGTGCGCAGCTGCCTGTTTGGCGGTGAATAACAAATGCTTTGTGGCGGTTTTAACTTCTGAGTGTTGGTAGTGAGCCGGCAGTGCTGGAATGCAGATGACATGCATGCAGCTGTTGcccaagaggaggaaaaaaatgcCCCTCTAGGTGCAAGTCGTTGGATGAGGATGGAAGGGGGGGTTCGGGCCCTTTTTGGGTGGAAACTTCTGTAGAAAGTAACTTGCGTGAGCAACAATCTGCGGAGCATCCTGGAGGCGAGGTGCAGCTCGCCGTGTGTCCGGAGAGACCGGCAGATGTTTCTGTCCTGGACCTGAAGGTCGCGTCACTCTCGGCATGACTGCGACTTTCATCCAGCTTCATCACACTGCCGTCCAGACGTCATTAGGCAGACTGCTCACATTTCACGGTCACTTGGCCCCTAACAAGCAGGAACCCCCGTCTCAGGCCCCCCTAACTCCCATCATTGGAAGGCTAACAGCGCAGCGTCtggattagggctgttcgattaatcgattttaaatcgtaatcgcgattatgtaattagaacgatgttaaaacgtgaaactcgtaaaatcgatttttcactttttttttttaaccttgtctgcaacacatattaatgattgataccatattaatgattgatggaaatacctctcaatacctgcgacaagtgccccatgggagaggctctttagtgtaggagggggcgttgtaacatgccaccgggcatccctcaagccagatgcggtagaccggctcgtgttccttgcaaaaaacttgcaaatgtgaatagcaaatgtaatgactgacattacacacctctacctccttcatgggttgcattattatttagcatgcaaagacccagtttagtttaattagaaaatgtcttgttttatttaattggaaatataacttactgtatgtttgcaagtgctgatttgctgatttttttttcagagataaaactttttattttattatattttttaaaactttttttcaacttattttacagagttttgcactttattcattcatttttggtttaataagagcaaagtttgcacttaaagcccaatggggcaaatgttcaataaaaaaacagcatatttgaaatcatttctttgccttttgtcaattcacaaaataatcgtaatcgtaatcgaaaatcggattttgagagaaaaaaatcgagattttatttttgggcaaaatcgaacagccctagtctgGATGTGCTCTCCAGATTTCACATTTACCTCTCAGGCCCCGTCTGACTCCTCTCCTCCGCATGCCTGGAGGAAGCGTGTGCTGCTGTGACTAGTGATGAGTGTTGGGTAAATGTCAAGAATGACCAGGATTAAATTAGAaaatagagggaaaataaagtATGATACTGCTGCCACCGATGTGGAACCAAGCCAAATGGAGGAGCTAAATCAGATTAGTTCACCTGTGGAAGCAGCTCCTGCCAAAAAAACAGACGTTTCACAATTAATCACTTACGTCTGTGGGACGACCTGTTACCAGCGGGAATCACCCATTCTGGCGCCGTTTTAACTTTTCTAAGCATTTACTAGCGTTCGATATGGCTAGATTTACGGACCGATGTGTCCGGATTTAAAGGCCATATCGTTCTCATTGTTTCACTCGCGCTGATTAAAGTTCAACTAAGCCAACATTTCTGGTTTATTGTTCAGTGCTGCAGCCGCGCTCATTACTTCCTGTCAGATTCAGTTCTGTTTATGCGTCTGTCTCTTTTACGGTGACGTAGACGTAACAACTGCAGCAAAAGTCTGGAGCTCAGACAAAAAGCTTCGGGCAGTTTGATGAAACCCGGGAGCCACCGACTCGCTTTGATGTGGGTTCGGGCTTTTAACAGTTAAAACAAACACAAGGAAACGTGAAGTGGCTCTAGCAGGAACCTTTTCCAGGAAGCAGGGTCTGTTAGGTCCTTTTCTCAGCCGCCCTTAATTTACCCCGCAGGACCCAGGGACCTGACGGAGCCAGGAGATCTCCCTTTCATCTCCAGCGTCGGGCATAACTGTGGGTCACACCGCAGGAGTCGGGTTCGCTGTTTGTAAACACAGCATTCGGACTCCAACGTTGAGGTTCCAGGTCCATCTTTGCATGCAGCCGAGCTCATTCATCTCTTGTTTTTAATGAGTCATTTTGCAACCCGAGGCCCGTCCTTTTGGGAGGATGCTGCTGGCAGAGAGGGATAAATATTATCCAGGCACGTGGTCACGCCAGCGAAATTAGATTTGGTCGCTGAAAATTGTCTTTGTGTCTTCGGCTTGTAAAGATTAGAaggtttaaaatgaaaaatgagacGGAAGCGAATTCAATCAGCAAGCAACGAAGTACTGAGCGAGAGCAAAGCTGTTAGATGCGGTTATAAGGGATGAGTAGAATTAAAAATTAGAATGTaattctaataataataagagatTGATCTACGGTACGTGAATCTGGTCATCGCTGTAgcttccctccctctctccaacACCACCGACTACCGTTGCAACAGaggttttaaaatgtgtttcctATGTAGCAAAGGGGACTTTGCTGTTCGGTTATTAGAGGATCTGAAGTGTTTTTCCTTCAGAAGAGAAATAAACGAGAGAGAAAAAGCACCCAGAGAAAGGTGCTGAGTTGTGCTCAGAAGTGCACGTTGTTTTACTCGTGATTTAAACTCTTAAGGGACgttcattgttttttatttttgctttcttCTGCATCTTTGTTGGAGCAGCAGGCTCTCAGAAGGGAAACCACCTGATCTTTTACTGAGCTTAAAATATTACAGTTATTGACAGGGCCCATTGTTAATTGTTGTTAATTGATGAATGAACTCGCCCTGAACATGCGGACGACCGTGGACGACCTGAACATCCAGTATCAGATTCAGGAACTGTTGCTGAGGAGGATCTTTTTCACCTTTGACGAGAAGCTGAGTCATGTGAACATGTGAATCTTAGGTATGCAAAAATCTCATGGTTGTACACCCTTCTCTCTGTTATGCCGGACTCGTTGGACCAGTACCTGGAATCCTGCCTGAGTGTGCCTGGGATGTTTCTGATCACCTGTTTgaccaaacaaacacacacagcaggTTCACAAGTGCAGAGTCTGACGCTTACAGTATGCAAAGGAGGAAGCTTCTTCCAGGGTCATTGTCGTCACTTACCGTCCGTCAGTTTTAACAGCTAAGATCTTAAGATGCGATTTCTGTCACATGAACAGAGGTCTTGCTGATGGAGACACGAGCACTTGCTTCCTGAAAAGTCTCCAGATCACAGATAAAAAGTTGAGTCACGAGTACATCCGTTCCCtgatttaattagggcccgagcaccttcagtgcgaaggccctattgtatctgtaggaattttttttttctttctttctttcttctgacaaaaggagggcctttttgcccccctaaacgtgcccaaaaagccaaattttgcacgcaagaccggcctggcgaaaaatttgatatttaatggtttacattaatgggcatggcgaaatggctcaacagcgccccccggaaaactttgtgcctcaagccccacaatacggtttgacctacatgcacgaaaatcggtacacacctgtatcatggcgcaacttaaagaaaagtctcttggcaccatggccgaaaccgaacaggatgtcggccatttttaattaatcgtgtcattttggcgaaatttatgccattccttcggcagttaatacggcccgaaccgtaacatgtccccaagtgtgttatacattaaaatgtgcgtctccatcttccgacaccacgcattacttttctctttcaaaagcgttaccgtggcgacgctagacgccaaaaagcgtgcccacccttcatctgattggttcagacagaaaaaactttgcgcctcaagccccataatacggtttgatgtacatgaacgaaaatcagtacacacctgtatcatggcgctacttaaagaaaagtctcttggcgccatggccgaaaccgaacaggaagtcagccaatTTGAACATTCTCTTTACAtactctttcaaaagtgttactgtggcgacgctagaaaccaaaaagcgcgcccccccttcatctgattggtccatatttgatagttccccaaaaggcaccaagtTTGGCaatgcaagccaggcctcgcgatgaatttgatatttcatggtttgcattaatgggtgtggcaaaatggctcaacagcgccgtctagaaaacttttatctgccataacatttgaatggtttgacataaagagtcgtgggtggtgtcatcggactcggtattgagtccttgaccataattggtgaaaattagccccgccccttcttctgattggttgtccctattttctgctataacttttgaatggtttgatataggaagtcgtgggtggtgtcatttcgatatgcttatgggggcggtggccgtgagtgcgagggcccgttcatcgctgcttgcagctttaattacattTGTGTCTTCCATTTCTCGTTCCAGAGCACATTTATTAGAagactgtttttttattattattattattattattattatatttttattattattactattgcttgaaagtgcttgaatttcctTTGAAGTCAAGTACCTGCTGTTGTGCCAAGC contains:
- the mrpl53 gene encoding 39S ribosomal protein L53, mitochondrial — translated: MAAARKANVVLKAVKKITVQFCPFEGGVRSTREFLAKVASEKARATNMNCEVKALVKHDGSEPVVDITYVDGEKLLMKGAKLTSSEMLSAFQSRCTAKAAQAKPAKK